The following DNA comes from Papaver somniferum cultivar HN1 chromosome 4, ASM357369v1, whole genome shotgun sequence.
ACTCATCCATGTTGTAGGATTATGTCCCCTTCTAGGATGATGTCCCCAAAAGAATTTCCTCTCAATGGCTGTTAGTTGCTGGAGAAGATTAGAAGGTAATTTAAAGGTTCCCATTTGATATATGGGAACAACATTGAGAACATGCTTAATCATTGTACCTCTTCCTTCCTGTGAAAGAGAGATAGATGACCAAGTGTTAAATCTGCTCTCAAAATTTTCTTTAATACTTTTGAAGGATTCTTGCTTTGAGTGCCCAATAATTAATGGTGACCCCAAGTACTTATCTTTAGAATTCATGCTTTTGACTCCCAGTATTTGCTTTATTGTGTCTGCTACATCTGGTTTGGTTTTCTTGCTGAAGTATACTGCACTTTTCTCAAAATTGATGACTTTTCCTCATTGAGAGCTAAAGTGTTGTAGTAGCTCCAATAAGTTGTTGACTGTGGTgacatttgcttgagtaaagatcaagcaatcatctgcaaaaagtagATGATTAATGGCTGGCGCTAAGGCAGCCACTTTAATTCCTTTGattctattttcttgttgtgcttcTATGAGTTGTCTTGAGAGAAACTCCATGACAAGAATAAATAGGTATGGTGATAAGGGATCACTCTGCCTAATGCCTCTTGTTGGTGTAAATGCTTCACAATGAGACCCACTAAGCATCACTGAAAGTTGTGTTATGATGTTGCATTGTTGTATAAGATCACAAAAATCATCATTAAaaccaaaataagaaagaactttGATTAAAAAAGACCACTCCAACCTGTCGAAAGCCTTTGACATGTCTAGCTTAAGTGCCATCCATCCATTCTcacctctttttttcttcattaagTGAATAATCTCTTGAACAAGAACTGTATTATCACTAATAAGTCTCCCTCAAAGTTCCCCTCCGCAACCCAACAATAGGTGTTTTAATTAAGCAAAATGCAAAACAACTTTAGGGCTTTTATGGAAATTTTTGGATTGGTCGGCCCGCCCACACGAAAATTTGAACGGTTCTTCTTTATGCTCCACGTCATTTACCTGTGGACGTCATTTTTTAGATTGacacacaaaacaaaacaaataaaatcccCTCTCTCTTCCTTAAAATTCAATTCAAAAGTTTTAAAAGACTTTTAGCAGGCATCAGTCACATCCACCAAAACCACTAACAGGGATACCAGATTTGTTTGGGGTGTGCCAACCCGATGCATAAGGAAAACCTTTGTCTTATCTAAATTTCGGTGCACCCTCAATCAAATTGGTACAGCCCATTAGTAGCTATGCACATTCACACCACCAACCAAGTTCCCAGAGTAATGGGCTTTTGACGCCTGAAATTGGTAATTATATCGAGTTTCAAGGGCTAAAGTTCTGTGTCACATCGTGCCTGTGAGCTGGTAAAGTGACGTGGACATGGTAGaacattcttcatcttcttcttcttgggctTTAGAGAGAGTCACGTGAAGTCAAGTCCGCGTCTTTCATTCCtctgtgtttttttttaaagTCTGTTCTGTTCTTCTGTTGCATTAGCATGGCAAGGTCAATGGAAGAAGCAATGGGTCTGGGTTTGATTTCCAGGACATGCAGTATTTCAAAATGCATCATCTTCTTTCTGATTTTGGTGTTCCATCCCACAACTGGTTTGTTCTCACTTCTCATTCTCCATTTTTAAGTTTCTGGTCCtgtttgatttaattttctaggtTTTATATCTCAGTTTGTTAATGGGGTTTTGCTGGATATTTTAATGATGATTCTTTTTCTTTGCCTTTTTTTCTCCTGAAATTTTGACCATTTCTTCTGCTCATTTTTCTTGATCATCTAATCATGTTAATGGGTTCTCacttatttccttttttttttcatgtaatTCCTGAAATGGGTGATTTGATTTCAATATTATTGGTCTAATCCATTAAAAAGTTTGCAATTTTACTCTTAGATTACTAAGATGTAACAGAGTTTAAAGTAATTTCTTCAAGCTTTTCCCAGATACTTAGAGAGATAGATGTTTATAGAGTTCTAAATATGCTTTTGATGGTTGGTGGTTTAAGTCAAAGGCTCAAAGCCATTAGTTTGTCGTTTGATGTTTGTTAAGTTTCTCCTTAAGCAGTTATGAGGAAGTGCCTTCTTCCCATAATTGGAACATTTAACATTGATCTTACTGGAATTAATGTAGATGGCTAGATGCTGTATATCTACCATATGCAAAAATGGAAAATCCAATAGCAAAATGGAAATATTAGTTGAATGGCATAGAGAGAGTTCACCATTACTGATTAAAGATGAATAGATTGTTTGTTCATGCATGTACATTTCCAGTGTATTCTAAAAACTTCATCGTTTGATTATTCCTTCGTATTGTTGTTTAAGGTTTGAATTTGTTGTTTTTGCTGGTTTGTCGTATCTGTTATCTCAAtagcttttgattttgttttcgtTGTTTCAGAAGCTTACGATTCTCTTGATCCAAATGGAAATATCACGATAAAGTGGGATATCATGAGCTGGACTCCAGATGGATACGTTGTAAGTATATTATCCAACTAGTACATTTTACTGAAACTTTTCAATCCATGCTCAAGAGAATGATGTATCGCTACCGTGTTTTGGATTTTGCTCAACACTTTTCATCCAATGTGTTAATATACTCCATTGTTTGACTGCATttccatgtttctcacaagtattATGAGCGTTGATTGAAGTTGAAGACGGAACAAATTGAACATTTTCGAATTACAATTTTAAGTCATTTCATCAATTGTTAAACTAAACTTGTTTATTTAGTCTTCCTGTCCCTGAGTTCCATATAATTATCAACCAATTCCATGTTCCTTCCAACTGTCTTACCAAATTCGACTAGAATTTAAGTTAGAAAATGTCGTGGTTCTTAAGTAGTAGTTTTAAGCAATGTTGATATACACATGGAAACCCCATGTTCCTTCATATCGATGTAAGTTGATGTAACTTAAGTTTACTGCGACAGTGATTTGAAGTGTTATGTACACTtacaatcatataaacaattataATATTTCAATTCAGACATGCCAGAGACAGCCCGTTGTATCGTTTATTCCCTTGCACATACTGGTGGACATGGAAGTCTACCATATATCTTTGTGTGTATGGTAGTTTTTCTTTTGTCATCATATATTATCTCAAAGTTAATCTTTGCACAAATGGATACTAGATTTGTTGTTTCTCTTCCCTCTTGTGGCCTCTAATTATCTGTCACCTTTGTATTGGAATGGAAGGCGGTCGTATCAATCTTCAACTTCCAGAAATATCGTCATATCCAAGCCCCTGGATGGACATTGGGATGGACATGGTATAAAAAAGAAGTGATTTGGAACATGGTGGGAGCTCAAACAACAGAGCAGGGTGATTGTTCGAGATTCAAAGGGAACATCCCTCATTGTTGTAAAAAGAAGCCAGAGGTTGTGGATTTGTTGCCAGGAACTCCGTACAACCAAATGGTAGCAAATTGCTGCAAAGGAGGAGTAATAAATTCATGGGTTCAGGATCCAGGTAATGCAGTTAGCTCTTTCCAGATTGTTGTTGGTTCTTCAGGCACTTCCAACAAAACTGTGAGAGCACCAAGGAATTTCACATTGAGTGCACCTGGACCTGGATATACTTGTGGACCTGCAAGGATTGTCCGACCAAGTAAATTCAAATCGGCTGATCAGAGGAGAGAAACTCAAGCTTTGTGTAAGTTCCTTGTTGTATTGTGTTCAAAATGATCTCTCATCTATTTTTTTCGCTTTCTTATTTACTGCCTTTTCTGGTTTGCAAGACAATCTCAGAATATAAAAACTTGAGTTGGGTTAATAATTCTTTCTGCATACAACATTTTGAATGCCCCgtgtttttttttatctaatAACATTTATCGTTTGTGACAGGGACATGGAACGATACCTGTACATACTCTCAATTTCTCTCCCAAAATGCTCCTGCATGCTGTGTTTCTCTCTCCGCCTTTTATAATGAAACAATTGTCCCATGTCCAACATGCAGTTGTGGCTGCCAAAATAATATAACTCATCCAGGAAGTTGCGTGGAGTAAGTCTCGTACCGTATTTAGCATCCTCTCAAGTGTGCAATCTATGCGGTGTTTCTCCTCTTGTCAAGTTTCTGAGGTTAAGAATAATGACccaagtttttcttttttgtattggtttacAGGGGAGATTCGCCGTATTTAGCATCCGCTCTTGCACGTCCTGGAAAAAATAGTTTCACACCTTTAGTAGAA
Coding sequences within:
- the LOC113271754 gene encoding COBRA-like protein 1 — protein: MARSMEEAMGLGLISRTCSISKCIIFFLILVFHPTTEAYDSLDPNGNITIKWDIMSWTPDGYVAVVSIFNFQKYRHIQAPGWTLGWTWYKKEVIWNMVGAQTTEQGDCSRFKGNIPHCCKKKPEVVDLLPGTPYNQMVANCCKGGVINSWVQDPGNAVSSFQIVVGSSGTSNKTVRAPRNFTLSAPGPGYTCGPARIVRPSKFKSADQRRETQALWTWNDTCTYSQFLSQNAPACCVSLSAFYNETIVPCPTCSCGCQNNITHPGSCVEGDSPYLASALARPGKNSFTPLVECTSHMCPVRIHWHVKTNYKEYWRVKVTITNFNYRMNYTQWNLVAQHPNFDNLTQIFSFNYKSLSTYGSINDTAMLWGIKFYNELLLQAGPMGNVQSEFLFKKDKASFTFDKGWAFPRRIYFNGDNCVMPPPDAYPWLPNSTSRALIPLIQIVSAFLAAFAFLISAV